A DNA window from Patagioenas fasciata isolate bPatFas1 chromosome 1, bPatFas1.hap1, whole genome shotgun sequence contains the following coding sequences:
- the TMCC3 gene encoding transmembrane and coiled-coil domain protein 3 isoform X1, translating into MPGSDTALAVDRTYSDPERHRRRKTRVERHDMNTLSLPLNIRRGGSDTNLNFDVPDGVLEFHKVKLSADSLKQKILKVTEQIKVEQTARDGNVAEYLKLVNSADKQQAGRIKQVFEKKNQKSAHSIAQLQKKLEQYHKKLKDIEQNGSSKTAKDASKDNLKDIQHGKSRTSGHATESSKSGVPGVSLTPPVFVFSKSREFANLIRNKFGSADNIAHLKNTLDEFRPETSSRTYGGSATIVAKPKYVSDDECSSGTSGSADSNGNASFGPAVAGTLDSQGKLSMILEELREIKETQSQLADDIENLKTQFKRDYGFISQMLQEERYRYERLEDQLNDLTDLHQHETANLKQELASIEEKVAYQAYERSRDVQEALESCQTRVSKLELHQQEQQAQQSETVNAKVLLGKCINVILAFMTVILVCVSTIAKFIAPMMKSRFHIICTFFAVTLLAIFCKNWDHIICAIERMIIPR; encoded by the exons gtggAAAGACATGACATGAATACCTTGAGTTTGCCGCTTAACATTCGCCGTGGAGGCTCTGACACCAACCTGAACTTTGATGTACCAGATGGGGTCCTAGAGTTTCACAAAGTCAAACTCAGTGCAGATAGCTTGAAACAGAAAATCCTCAAAGTTACAGAACAAATCAAAGTTGAACAAACAGCTCGAGATGGGAACGTGGCTGAGTATTTGAAACTGGTAAACAGTGCAGACAAGCAACAGGCTGGGCGCATTAAACAAGTCTTTGAGAAAAAGAACCAGAAATCTGCTCACTCCATTGCACAGCTGCAGAAGAAATTGGAACAGTATCACAAAAAGCTCaaggatattgaacaaaatgGATCTTCCAAAACTGCTAAGGATGCCTCCAAGGATAACCTGAAGGATATTCAGCACGGAAAGTCCCGTACCTCTGGGCATGCAACAGAGAGCAGCAAGTCTGGTGTGCCCGGTGTATCTTTGACACCACCTGTCTTTGTTTTCAGCAAGTCTAGAGAGTTTGCAAACCTGATCCGAAACAAATTTGGTAGTGCAGACAACATCGCTCATCTCAAAAATACCTTGGATGAATTTCGGCCAGAAACAAGTTCTAGAACATATGGAGGCAGTGCCACCATTGTTGCCAAACCAAAATATGTTAGTGATGATGAATGCTCAAGCGGGACCTCTGGGTCAGCAGACAGTAATGGGAATGCTTCCTTTGGTCCTGCTGTGGCAGGTACCCTGGACAGCCAAGGAAAGCTTTCCATGATTTTGGAGGAACTAAGGGAAATCAAGGAGACACAGTCCCAACTGGCTGATGATATTGAGAATTTGAAAACACAATTTAAAAGAGACTATGGCTTTATTTCTCAGATGTTACAAGAGGAAAGATATAG ATACGAAAGATTGGAAGACCAGTTAAATGACCTCACTGATCTTCATCAACATGAGACAGCAAACTTGAAACAAGAACTAGCCAGCATAGAGGAGAAGGTGGCGTATCAGGCATATGAGCGATCACGAGATGTTCAG GAAGCCTTGGAATCCTGCCAGACCCGGGTTTCAAAGCTGGAGCTTCATCAACAAGAACAGCAAGCACAGCAGTCTGAAACAGTTAATGCCAAAGTGCTCCTGGGGAAATGCATAAATGTTATCCTGGCCTTCATGACTGTCATCTTAGTGTGCGTTTCTACTATTGCAAAGTTCATTGCTCCTATGATGAAGAGCCGTTTTCATATCATTTGCACTTTTTTTGCAGTGACGCTGCTGGCAATATTTTGTAAAAACTGGGATCATATCATTTGTGCCATAGAAAGGATGATTATACCAAGATGA
- the TMCC3 gene encoding transmembrane and coiled-coil domain protein 3 isoform X2: protein MLRKVERHDMNTLSLPLNIRRGGSDTNLNFDVPDGVLEFHKVKLSADSLKQKILKVTEQIKVEQTARDGNVAEYLKLVNSADKQQAGRIKQVFEKKNQKSAHSIAQLQKKLEQYHKKLKDIEQNGSSKTAKDASKDNLKDIQHGKSRTSGHATESSKSGVPGVSLTPPVFVFSKSREFANLIRNKFGSADNIAHLKNTLDEFRPETSSRTYGGSATIVAKPKYVSDDECSSGTSGSADSNGNASFGPAVAGTLDSQGKLSMILEELREIKETQSQLADDIENLKTQFKRDYGFISQMLQEERYRYERLEDQLNDLTDLHQHETANLKQELASIEEKVAYQAYERSRDVQEALESCQTRVSKLELHQQEQQAQQSETVNAKVLLGKCINVILAFMTVILVCVSTIAKFIAPMMKSRFHIICTFFAVTLLAIFCKNWDHIICAIERMIIPR, encoded by the exons gtggAAAGACATGACATGAATACCTTGAGTTTGCCGCTTAACATTCGCCGTGGAGGCTCTGACACCAACCTGAACTTTGATGTACCAGATGGGGTCCTAGAGTTTCACAAAGTCAAACTCAGTGCAGATAGCTTGAAACAGAAAATCCTCAAAGTTACAGAACAAATCAAAGTTGAACAAACAGCTCGAGATGGGAACGTGGCTGAGTATTTGAAACTGGTAAACAGTGCAGACAAGCAACAGGCTGGGCGCATTAAACAAGTCTTTGAGAAAAAGAACCAGAAATCTGCTCACTCCATTGCACAGCTGCAGAAGAAATTGGAACAGTATCACAAAAAGCTCaaggatattgaacaaaatgGATCTTCCAAAACTGCTAAGGATGCCTCCAAGGATAACCTGAAGGATATTCAGCACGGAAAGTCCCGTACCTCTGGGCATGCAACAGAGAGCAGCAAGTCTGGTGTGCCCGGTGTATCTTTGACACCACCTGTCTTTGTTTTCAGCAAGTCTAGAGAGTTTGCAAACCTGATCCGAAACAAATTTGGTAGTGCAGACAACATCGCTCATCTCAAAAATACCTTGGATGAATTTCGGCCAGAAACAAGTTCTAGAACATATGGAGGCAGTGCCACCATTGTTGCCAAACCAAAATATGTTAGTGATGATGAATGCTCAAGCGGGACCTCTGGGTCAGCAGACAGTAATGGGAATGCTTCCTTTGGTCCTGCTGTGGCAGGTACCCTGGACAGCCAAGGAAAGCTTTCCATGATTTTGGAGGAACTAAGGGAAATCAAGGAGACACAGTCCCAACTGGCTGATGATATTGAGAATTTGAAAACACAATTTAAAAGAGACTATGGCTTTATTTCTCAGATGTTACAAGAGGAAAGATATAG ATACGAAAGATTGGAAGACCAGTTAAATGACCTCACTGATCTTCATCAACATGAGACAGCAAACTTGAAACAAGAACTAGCCAGCATAGAGGAGAAGGTGGCGTATCAGGCATATGAGCGATCACGAGATGTTCAG GAAGCCTTGGAATCCTGCCAGACCCGGGTTTCAAAGCTGGAGCTTCATCAACAAGAACAGCAAGCACAGCAGTCTGAAACAGTTAATGCCAAAGTGCTCCTGGGGAAATGCATAAATGTTATCCTGGCCTTCATGACTGTCATCTTAGTGTGCGTTTCTACTATTGCAAAGTTCATTGCTCCTATGATGAAGAGCCGTTTTCATATCATTTGCACTTTTTTTGCAGTGACGCTGCTGGCAATATTTTGTAAAAACTGGGATCATATCATTTGTGCCATAGAAAGGATGATTATACCAAGATGA